The Tolypothrix sp. PCC 7712 region CACTTGGGGTAATTTACTCGGTGCGTGTTTATGAACTGTATTTAATAATTTTGGCGTTAATTGCTCTAACATTAGCCCCATTGAAACATTAACATTCTTCAGTTTTTGCATTTCTGCAAAACTCAATGGGCCAGCATTAGTGTGAGGTAAAAATCCCATTGCTAATGCTAAATTGCACAAATCATAAATCCGTTGTAACCATTCTTGGCGTTGTGGTGAATGCGGATGTACTTCACCGCTAAGAATTAAAATCTCATAAATATTTTGGTTTTGTAGTTGTTTTAAAATGCTTTCGGCAGTTGCTAAATTTAGCCAAGGACTTTTACCTGGGTCAGTACGAAAGTTACAGTATGTACATCGATTAAAGCATTCGTAAGTAGGAACAATTGTATAAGCTGGGCTATAGGTTACAGTCCGAGAATTATTGATTTTCATAAAGTTAACAAAAGAAAGCGCCGACACCCCAGAGGGTGTCAGCTATAAGCTAAACAGCATTGAACTTGGACAATCGGAGCAAGCTTTCCATCTCACCCCAAAAGATTTTGATGAATTTAAGTACAAATTGGATATTTTTTAGCTGATACCCATTAATTAAATTATCCAATTTGAACGCCAAGATTCTCTATTATTCTCTCCCTCTTTAATTCCATTTAAAATAATGTGAGGATGAATCTGCAAAGGTAATATGCTCCTTTTCTTGCTGTTTTGCATGAATATTCTTTATGTGCTTTTTGACTGTATTGATTGTAATGTATAGCTGATTGGCAATTTCCTTATAAGAAAGGTTCGCGCGACGTAACTGCCAAACTTGTCTTTCACGGTCTGTTAAGTTGTATTTTTTAGCGTCCGCAATTGCAATACTCTGACTATATAGATTGCAATCTTCTAAAGTCACTAATAAAAAATTGTGTTTGTTTACACATAACTGTAACCATCTAGCCCGCAGGCGTAATTTAATTGTGGGAGTGGGTTCAATTTCTGATTCGATGATAATTTTTTTGTCTGGAAAAAACTCTTGACTATCAATCAAAGATTGACAAATACGCCATATTTCCTCTGGAATTGGATGAACAACAGCTTCTTTGCGCGCTAATTGACGACAAATTGCACGCGCATACTCATTAGCGTGAACTAAATTACCTTCAGTGGTGGCGATTAAAATGCCATCCACAAAGCTTTCAATCATCGCTTGTAGTAAATCAACTTTAGAAACAGACTCTAAATTTTCATCTTTTAGTGATTTTTTAAATAAATTCTTCCCTAAGATAGATGCGAAATTTAGCTTACTATCTTCATCTTCACAAGGAAATAACATTGTCAATCTCCTCCAAAACTCAGCACGAAAGTCATACTTAATAGGTGTTGTACTGAATTTTGCGATTTGAGCTTCTATTTCTACAATGAGTGGGTTGTAAGCCTGACAATGCGGCTGAGGTAAAAACTTGTGAGATGAAGTTTGCGTAATTTACCTGAAGCAAGGTGAAGTTTTTATTAAGTTGATTAGTGCAGCAGTTAGCAGCAAACTATTTTGACTGACGTACACTCTGGCGAAGATAATTCGCGCGCCAGTTGCTACCCTAGAGGCGGCTACTAGTCTGGCGACCCGGCTATATAAATAAAGTCTGATGAAGACTAATGAATTTGAACTGCTTTGCTGCTGCACAAGCTGGGAAAAGTCAGGAGTCTAGCTATATGCAACCACATACTATTGAACAATGGTTTCCAATTGAGCAACAGCGTAAGTACGTTAATCTATTGCAAGGGCGGATTGGGATTACACGCCGTCGTGCAGAATATTTCGTGAAGCTATGGGCTTATTTACTGCTAAAACAACAGCAAGAATTAGGTAAACGCTTACAGCAACCTTTAACAGAACTAGATTTACCAGTTGGGTTTATTCCTTGTACCCATCGCGAAGCCCAAGAAGTTTTCTATGGCGAACAAGAGCGGGGAAGCGATCGCTCTGCGGGTATGATGCTTGATAAGCTAGTGGCTTTGGGGCTAATTGAAAAAGATTTTGATGGTAGTACTACTTGTATTCGCATTCGGTCTTTAATTTCCAATCAGCAAGACTCTACGTTACCTCCAGATGAGATCCAACTTATACCTGATTACTTCAACCCCCGAACTGATGCTATCCCCGTAGCAACCTTTTTAGCCCGTAACTACAATTGGATGAATAAAAAAGCTACAGCGCTTCCCCATAGAATAGCGAGAATTATTCGGGGTTGGGCAGAACAATATCCTAAAGGAATGCGGGTACTACGCCGCAGTGATACCCAAGATGCTGTAGGGTTTTATGTCTTATATCCTGTAGCGCCGGAATCGGAAGCAAATTTCTTTATCCCACCACGCCATAGCTTACACTTGAGTGCAACTTGGGAGCATGACCCATTTCAAATTGCCAATATAGGCGATCGCAATTGTACTTCGGTGTTTGTCCGTAGTTGGCAAATCGATCTACCTTACAAACAGCTAAATACCGCCAGTGAATTTTTACAAGATGTCCAAAAAGCATTTGTGCGGATGCAAGCTGATTTTCCTGAGCTATGCGATATATATTGTTTAGCAATTCATCCCAATGATGAAGAACTATTATCATCATTAGGCTTTCAAAAAACCAATTCAGACTCCCAAATTTATCTCCATTGGATGTATTTGCCATTAGATAAATATTTGAGTTTGGATATTGACCAAGCAATCTCAAAATTGAAATTTGATTAACATTTCCCAAAACAATAGGGACACAAACAATGTTGTGCCCCTATTATGTGTTTTATTTCAACAAAAAATGCGATCGCGCAGTAGCTTGTAAAATCAAGGCTATCTATCAACAGAACCCATAATTACGTCGATACTACCCAGAATGACCACAATATCTGCCACTTTCATACCTCGGAGTAAGTGAGGCAGAATTTGCAGGTTGTTGAAATCGGCGGCGCGAATTTTCCAACGTGCAGGGAACACGTTATCATCACCTACCATATAAATTCCCAGCTCACCTTTACCGCTTTCAACACGGGCATAAATTTCACCCTTGGGAATCTTAAAGGATGGAGAAACTTTTTTACCAATGTACTGATAATCAAAAGCATCCCATTCCGATTTTTTCCCAGCAGCTAAACGCTTGGCTTCCAAGTTTTCATAAGGGCCACCAGGAAGTCCTTTAATAGCTTGGCGAATAATCTTCACAGATTCGCGCATTTCCCGCATCCGCACGACGTAACGCGCAAAGCAATCGCCGGCGGTTTCCCACTGTACA contains the following coding sequences:
- a CDS encoding helix-turn-helix transcriptional regulator, with product MLFPCEDEDSKLNFASILGKNLFKKSLKDENLESVSKVDLLQAMIESFVDGILIATTEGNLVHANEYARAICRQLARKEAVVHPIPEEIWRICQSLIDSQEFFPDKKIIIESEIEPTPTIKLRLRARWLQLCVNKHNFLLVTLEDCNLYSQSIAIADAKKYNLTDRERQVWQLRRANLSYKEIANQLYITINTVKKHIKNIHAKQQEKEHITFADSSSHYFKWN